A portion of the Macrobrachium nipponense isolate FS-2020 chromosome 12, ASM1510439v2, whole genome shotgun sequence genome contains these proteins:
- the LOC135224972 gene encoding glycoprotein-N-acetylgalactosamine 3-beta-galactosyltransferase 1-like, with product MTTPKRKGSALAVKNTWGKRCDKLIFFADKLDEGLESVKLSDVQEEWKYLWSKSRRLSSICTITTSMTLTGSTKLMMILTSSWKT from the exons ATGACAACCCCGAAACGCAAGGGCAGCGCCCTGGCGGTCAAGAACACCTGGGGCAAGCGGTGCGACAAACTCATCTTCTTCGCGGACAAGTTGG ATGAGGGACTGGAATCAGTGAAGCTGAGTGATGTTCAAGAAGAGTGGAAATACTTGTGGTCAAAGTCGCGGAGGCTCTCAAGTATTTGTACGATCACTACCTCGATGACTTTGACTGGTTCTACAAAGCTGATGATGATAc